In Gossypium arboreum isolate Shixiya-1 chromosome 5, ASM2569848v2, whole genome shotgun sequence, a single genomic region encodes these proteins:
- the LOC108451889 gene encoding probable 2-oxoglutarate-dependent dioxygenase AOP1 has product MSSTTPAMVPVIDFSNQNLKPGSPEWDLVKSQVREALGEYGCFEALFDPILDLRKAVFGALQETFDLPLQTKKLCVSDKPFRGYFNPSSGPFQSLAMEDAQIAENIEQCLTNTLWPQGNISFSKTLASFTQLASELQKKILKMILESFGLEKYMDELIDAVSYELRIMKYEKPKTNDSTHVLAAHCDSNTMTLLYQNEVNGLQIQSKDGEWINMKPSPNSFIVLIGESLSVWLNGRLPSPSHRVIMKGNEDRYSLGLFTRPREGYVVKVPNELVDDNNPILFKPHDYEEFLKFYYSEITQAAVKSGGSAVQSEGYITRLKAYCSV; this is encoded by the exons ATGAGCTCAACAACTCCGGCAATGGTTCCAGTTATAGATTTCTCAAACCAAAACCTGAAACCGGGCAGCCCTGAATGGGATTTAGTGAAATCCCAAGTTCGAGAAGCATTGGGGGAGTACGGTTGTTTCGAGGCATTGTTTGATCCAATCCTGGATCTTCGAAAGGCAGTGTTTGGGGCTTTGCAAGAGACCTTTGACTTGCCTTTACAAACCAAAAAACTGTGTGTTTCCGATAAGCCCTTTCGTGGCTATTTCAATCCTTCATCTGGACCGTTTCAAAGCTTGGCGATGGAAGATGCTCAGATTGCTGAAAACATTGAACAATGCCTCACCAACACTTTATGGCCTCAAGGAAACATAAGTTTCAG TAAAACTCTGGCGTCTTTCACTCAACTAGCATCCGAGTTACAGAAGAAAATTTTGAAGATGATTTTGGAGAGTTTTGGACTTGAGAAATACATGGATGAGCTCATTGACGCCGTAAGCTATGAACTGAGGATCATGAAATATGAAAAGCCAAAAACCAATGATTCAACCCATGTGTTAGCTGCGCACTGTGACTCTAATACGATGACCCTTTTGTATCAAAACGAGGTTAATGGACTACAGATTCAAAGCAAAGATGGTGAATGGATCAATATGAAGCCTTCACCCAACTCTTTCATAGTCTTGATTGGAGAGTCCCTTAGC GTATGGTTAAATGGTCGATTGCCTTCGCCTTCTCATCGTGTCATTATGAAGGGTAACGAAGATAGGTATAGCTTGGGACTGTTTACAAGGCCAAGAGAAGGCTACGTAGTAAAGGTTCCAAATGAGCTTGTGGATGACAACAATCCCATCCTTTTCAAACCTCATGACTACgaagaatttttgaaattttattactCCGAAATCACTCAAGCAGCTGTTAAATCTGGAGGTTCAGCTGTTCAATCTGAGGGTTATATAACTCGTCTTAAAGCTTATTGTAGTGTCTAA